The following are from one region of the Gadus chalcogrammus isolate NIFS_2021 chromosome 19, NIFS_Gcha_1.0, whole genome shotgun sequence genome:
- the LOC130372585 gene encoding endoplasmic reticulum-Golgi intermediate compartment protein 2-like isoform X2 — translation MRRLSRRKALSLVKELDAFPKVPDSYMETSASGGTVSLLAFGVMAVLAVLEFFVYRDTWMKYDYEVDKDFSSKMRINIDITVAMKCQHVGADILDLAETMIMSNGLKYEPVIFELSPQQRLWHRTLLVIQKGLGEQHSLQDVLYKTVHKGAPTTLPLREGASLEPLSACRIHGHIYVNKVAGNFHITVGKPIQHPRGHAHIAAFVSHQTYNFSHRIDLLSFGEEVPGVIHPLDGTQKTTPNNNQMFQYFITVVPTKLHTYKISADTHQFAVTEREREIDHAAGSHGVAGIFVKYDTSALMVTVREQHMPLGQFLVRLCGIVGGVFSTTGMLHRFVGSCVDVVCCRFKLGVYKPTEEAQASQQQNDHLPPLDLRPGEEARG, via the exons ATGAGGCGTCTGTCCCGGCGGAAGGCGCTGAGCCTCGTGAAGGAGCTGGACGCGTTCCCGAAGGTCCCGGACAGCTACATGGAGACCTCGGCGTCCGGGGGCACAG TCTCGTTGCTGGCCTTCGGGGTCATGGCCGTTCTAGCCGTGCTGGAGTTTTTCGTTTACCGCGACACTTGGATGAAGTACGACTACGAGGTGGACAAGGACTTCTCCAG CAAAATGAGAATAAATATCGACATCACCGTTGCAATGAAGTGCCAGC ATGTCGGCGCTGATATTCTGGATCTGGCTGAAACCATGATTATGTCCAACGGTCTGAAGTATGAACCT GTGATCTTCGAGCTGTCGCCTCAACAGAGACTCTGGCACAG AACTTTGCTGGTGATCCAGAAGGGTCTGGGAGAGCAGCACTCCCTTCAGGACGTGCTGTACAAGACCGTCCACAAGGGGGCGCCAACGACCCTCCCCCTGAG aGAGGGCGCATCCTTGGAGCCACTGAGCGCGTGCAGGATCCATGGGCACATCTATGTCAACAAGGTGGCGGGAAACTTCCACATCACGGTGGGAAA GCCGATACAGCACCCCCGCGGTCACGCCCACATCGCCGCCTTCGTCAGCCACCAAA CGTATAACTTCTCCCACCGGATAGACCTCCTGTCCTTTGGGGAAGAGGTGCCAGGAGTAATCCATCCCCTGGACGGAACACAGAAAACCACCCCTAACA ATAACCAGATGTTCCAGTACTTCATCACCGTGGTGCCCACCAAACTACACACCTACAAGATCtccgcagacacacaccagtTCGCCGTCACAGAGCGG GAGCGGGAGATCGACCATGCGGCCGGCAGCCACGGCGTCGCCGGCATCTTCGTGAAGTACGACACCAGTGCCTTGATGGTGACGGTGCGCGAGCAGCACATGCCCCTTGGACAGTTCCTGGTGCGCCTGTGTGGCATCGTGGGGGGCGTCTTCTCCACCACAG GTATGCTGCACAGGTTCGTGGGCTCCTGTGTGGATGTTGTCTGCTGCCGCTTCAAACTGGGAGTCTACAAACCCACAGAG GAGGCACAGGCGAGCCAGCAGCAGAACGACCACCTCCCCCCGCTGGACCTCCGGCCTGGAGAGGAGGCCAGGGGCTAG
- the LOC130372585 gene encoding endoplasmic reticulum-Golgi intermediate compartment protein 2-like isoform X1, protein MRRLSRRKALSLVKELDAFPKVPDSYMETSASGGTVSLLAFGVMAVLAVLEFFVYRDTWMKYDYEVDKDFSSKMRINIDITVAMKCQHVGADILDLAETMIMSNGLKYEPVIFELSPQQRLWHRTLLVIQKGLGEQHSLQDVLYKTVHKGAPTTLPLREGASLEPLSACRIHGHIYVNKVAGNFHITVGKPIQHPRGHAHIAAFVSHQTYNFSHRIDLLSFGEEVPGVIHPLDGTQKTTPNNNQMFQYFITVVPTKLHTYKISADTHQFAVTEREREIDHAAGSHGVAGIFVKYDTSALMVTVREQHMPLGQFLVRLCGIVGGVFSTTGMLHRFVGSCVDVVCCRFKLGVYKPTEVREAQASQQQNDHLPPLDLRPGEEARG, encoded by the exons ATGAGGCGTCTGTCCCGGCGGAAGGCGCTGAGCCTCGTGAAGGAGCTGGACGCGTTCCCGAAGGTCCCGGACAGCTACATGGAGACCTCGGCGTCCGGGGGCACAG TCTCGTTGCTGGCCTTCGGGGTCATGGCCGTTCTAGCCGTGCTGGAGTTTTTCGTTTACCGCGACACTTGGATGAAGTACGACTACGAGGTGGACAAGGACTTCTCCAG CAAAATGAGAATAAATATCGACATCACCGTTGCAATGAAGTGCCAGC ATGTCGGCGCTGATATTCTGGATCTGGCTGAAACCATGATTATGTCCAACGGTCTGAAGTATGAACCT GTGATCTTCGAGCTGTCGCCTCAACAGAGACTCTGGCACAG AACTTTGCTGGTGATCCAGAAGGGTCTGGGAGAGCAGCACTCCCTTCAGGACGTGCTGTACAAGACCGTCCACAAGGGGGCGCCAACGACCCTCCCCCTGAG aGAGGGCGCATCCTTGGAGCCACTGAGCGCGTGCAGGATCCATGGGCACATCTATGTCAACAAGGTGGCGGGAAACTTCCACATCACGGTGGGAAA GCCGATACAGCACCCCCGCGGTCACGCCCACATCGCCGCCTTCGTCAGCCACCAAA CGTATAACTTCTCCCACCGGATAGACCTCCTGTCCTTTGGGGAAGAGGTGCCAGGAGTAATCCATCCCCTGGACGGAACACAGAAAACCACCCCTAACA ATAACCAGATGTTCCAGTACTTCATCACCGTGGTGCCCACCAAACTACACACCTACAAGATCtccgcagacacacaccagtTCGCCGTCACAGAGCGG GAGCGGGAGATCGACCATGCGGCCGGCAGCCACGGCGTCGCCGGCATCTTCGTGAAGTACGACACCAGTGCCTTGATGGTGACGGTGCGCGAGCAGCACATGCCCCTTGGACAGTTCCTGGTGCGCCTGTGTGGCATCGTGGGGGGCGTCTTCTCCACCACAG GTATGCTGCACAGGTTCGTGGGCTCCTGTGTGGATGTTGTCTGCTGCCGCTTCAAACTGGGAGTCTACAAACCCACAGAGGTGAGG GAGGCACAGGCGAGCCAGCAGCAGAACGACCACCTCCCCCCGCTGGACCTCCGGCCTGGAGAGGAGGCCAGGGGCTAG